The following coding sequences are from one Anaerolineae bacterium window:
- a CDS encoding signal peptidase I, translated as MFALIQWRALTLLPPEFSLYVFQPVLWLGLAAAAALAGPPLPRTDPRHLLLALLGGAFQVSLLLLSGLLFGFGPSPYAQSLPALALNFTYLGSHLLALELTRWRLLASPAAGPRTPRDARLLCLASVWLVLWLASLPPGFRAGLIEPGSAFRLTGRVLLPAASESLLATYLACSAGPVPALAYRAILAAFEWASPLLPNPAWPVTAFVGTIAPLLALLAAAGAHSPRRQRSSPLAPRALSLSGGWLTIALVALFLLWFNTGLLGFRPSLISGSSMSPTIHPGDIAITQAIRPEQVQVGDVIRFRLGSSWVLHRVVEVRASSGHPVFLTRGDNNEALDPPVEASQLEGRLILVVPRLGRPAIELSRLLHPQAHDPSA; from the coding sequence GTGTTCGCCCTCATTCAGTGGCGGGCGCTCACCCTGCTTCCACCTGAGTTCAGCCTGTACGTGTTCCAGCCCGTGCTCTGGCTAGGGCTGGCGGCCGCCGCCGCCCTGGCCGGTCCACCCCTCCCTCGAACCGATCCCCGGCATCTCCTTCTCGCCCTTCTCGGGGGAGCCTTCCAAGTCTCGCTCTTGCTGCTCTCGGGCCTCCTCTTCGGCTTTGGCCCTTCTCCCTATGCCCAAAGCCTGCCCGCCCTGGCGCTCAACTTCACCTACCTAGGCTCGCACCTTCTGGCCCTGGAACTGACCCGGTGGCGCTTACTGGCAAGCCCTGCTGCCGGGCCACGCACGCCGCGCGACGCGCGTCTACTCTGCCTCGCTTCCGTCTGGCTGGTCCTCTGGTTGGCCTCCCTGCCGCCGGGATTCCGGGCCGGCCTGATCGAACCCGGCTCCGCCTTTCGCCTGACCGGTCGCGTGCTCCTGCCCGCCGCCTCGGAGAGCCTGTTGGCAACCTATCTGGCCTGCTCGGCAGGCCCGGTGCCCGCCCTGGCCTACCGCGCCATTCTGGCCGCCTTCGAGTGGGCTTCCCCCCTCCTCCCCAATCCCGCCTGGCCGGTAACCGCGTTCGTCGGCACCATCGCTCCTCTCCTGGCGCTGCTCGCCGCGGCGGGGGCCCATTCGCCCCGCCGCCAGCGGTCCAGCCCCCTCGCCCCTCGGGCACTCTCCCTGTCCGGCGGCTGGCTCACCATCGCCCTGGTGGCTCTCTTCCTCCTGTGGTTCAACACCGGTCTCCTGGGCTTCCGCCCCTCCCTCATCAGTGGATCGAGCATGAGCCCCACTATCCATCCCGGAGACATAGCCATCACCCAGGCCATCCGCCCAGAGCAGGTACAGGTGGGCGACGTCATCCGCTTCCGCCTGGGCTCTTCGTGGGTGCTGCACCGGGTGGTGGAAGTCCGGGCCTCCTCCGGCCATCCCGTCTTTCTCACCCGGGGAGACAACAACGAAGCACTCGATCCGCCTGTGGAGGCCTCCCAGCTTGAGGGCCGGCTGATTCTGGTGGTGCCCCGCCTGGGCCGCCCGGCCATAGAGCTCAGCCGGCTTCTGCATCCTCAGGCCCACGACCCTTCAGCTTAA
- a CDS encoding SpoIID/LytB domain-containing protein, producing MTRRHSCLYTRKRHRELTQGVAMLHHRSTADPVLILEGAAVRELELEEYLCGVVPAEMPASWPLEALMAQAIAARTYALHSVLHPRHPEAHLCSGPHCQVWNPARRHPRSDEAVRATTGLVLLWEGEPMCTMYSANCGGHTDDGPLPYLRGVPCPAPGPRQGHGLGLCQHGARALAERGLKASDILAHYYSPLPSDPEAGWRALAWAALGQPGVMHGDLARYARAHHLGAPLGPEQIVSLGGQSCRLQPYAGGIVCRTDSPTSSIRHLDW from the coding sequence ATGACCCGCCGCCACTCCTGCCTTTACACTCGGAAGAGACATCGCGAACTGACACAGGGGGTTGCCATGCTGCATCATCGCTCTACCGCCGACCCCGTCCTCATCCTCGAAGGCGCCGCCGTGCGCGAACTCGAGCTGGAGGAGTACCTCTGCGGCGTAGTGCCCGCCGAGATGCCGGCCTCCTGGCCCCTCGAGGCCCTCATGGCCCAGGCCATCGCCGCCCGCACCTACGCCCTCCACAGCGTCCTGCACCCGCGCCATCCCGAAGCCCACCTCTGTAGTGGACCGCACTGCCAGGTCTGGAACCCCGCCCGGCGCCACCCCCGCTCCGACGAAGCCGTCCGAGCCACCACCGGTCTGGTCCTGCTCTGGGAAGGGGAGCCCATGTGTACCATGTACAGCGCCAATTGCGGCGGCCACACCGACGATGGCCCCCTCCCCTACCTCCGTGGCGTCCCCTGTCCGGCCCCAGGCCCGCGACAGGGGCACGGGCTGGGCCTCTGCCAGCACGGGGCTCGAGCCCTGGCCGAGAGGGGCCTTAAGGCGAGCGACATTCTGGCCCACTATTACTCCCCCCTCCCCTCGGACCCGGAGGCTGGGTGGCGCGCTCTGGCCTGGGCCGCCCTCGGGCAGCCCGGCGTCATGCATGGAGACCTGGCCCGGTACGCGCGCGCTCACCACCTGGGAGCGCCCCTCGGTCCTGAGCAGATCGTCAGCCTGGGCGGCCAGTCTTGCCGCCTCCAGCCTTACGCCGGCGGCATCGTCTGCCGCACCGACAGCCCCACGTCCTCCATTCGGCACCTGGACTGGTGA
- a CDS encoding phosphate ABC transporter ATP-binding protein produces the protein MAIAPKFHIRDLTYRYGDKVALNNVSLDIAPNAVTTLFGPAGGGKTTLLRLLNRLNDMVEDTHMRGEILLDGQNIYAPGTDVTALRRRVGMVFAVPLPLPMSILDNVTYGPRLSGVRGSRLMEIAERALRQAALWDEVGDRLHDPALALSGGQQQRLSLARVLALEPEVILLDEPTSGLDPISTAKVEESLHTLKQDYTIVIVPHSVQQAARIADHAAFLLMGELVETGPGARLFTRPTDKRTEDYVTGRFG, from the coding sequence ATGGCTATTGCGCCCAAGTTCCACATACGCGACCTCACCTATCGCTACGGCGACAAGGTTGCTCTGAACAACGTGAGCCTGGACATTGCCCCCAATGCCGTGACCACGCTGTTTGGCCCCGCCGGCGGAGGCAAGACGACGCTGCTGCGGCTGCTCAACCGGCTTAACGACATGGTAGAAGACACCCACATGCGGGGCGAGATCCTGCTGGATGGGCAGAACATCTACGCTCCCGGCACCGACGTGACCGCCCTGCGTCGCCGGGTGGGGATGGTCTTCGCCGTGCCTCTGCCCCTGCCTATGAGCATCCTGGATAACGTCACCTACGGCCCCCGCCTCAGCGGAGTTCGGGGCTCGCGCCTGATGGAGATCGCCGAGAGGGCCCTCAGGCAGGCCGCCCTCTGGGATGAGGTCGGGGATCGCCTCCACGACCCCGCTCTAGCCCTGTCGGGCGGCCAGCAACAGCGCCTCTCCCTGGCCCGAGTGCTGGCCCTGGAACCAGAGGTCATCCTCCTGGACGAGCCCACCTCCGGTCTGGACCCCATCAGCACCGCCAAAGTGGAGGAATCGCTGCACACCCTGAAGCAGGACTACACCATCGTCATAGTCCCCCACAGCGTACAGCAGGCGGCCCGCATCGCCGATCATGCTGCCTTCCTCCTCATGGGCGAGCTGGTCGAGACCGGGCCGGGCGCCCGCCTCTTCACCCGCCCCACCGACAAGCGCACCGAGGACTACGTCACCGGAAGGTTTGGGTAG
- the pstA gene encoding phosphate ABC transporter permease PstA, with the protein MRARARRALGPRRSGALAAGVVWLSALATLAVLIFIIAYVLWQGLPQVSWDFLTGTPTSMGRTGGIGPMIVSTVALSFLSVLIAMPVGVATAIYLTEYTREGTLTRVIRFGTEALAGVPSIIFGLFGFVFFVIYLGFGWSVLSGALTLAIMILPTIVRTSEEAILTVPRAYREVSLSLGATRWQMVTTVVLPSALPGIVTGVVLGLGRTVGETAAVILTAGAALHLPTSIFSPARSMAVHFYILAREGISDATAWGTGAVLLLSILFINVVINRSLMYLMHRRARR; encoded by the coding sequence TTGAGGGCGCGCGCTCGCCGAGCCCTGGGCCCGCGCCGGAGTGGCGCACTGGCTGCCGGCGTGGTGTGGCTTTCAGCCCTGGCGACCTTGGCGGTGCTCATCTTCATCATCGCCTACGTCCTCTGGCAGGGCCTGCCCCAGGTATCCTGGGACTTCCTCACCGGGACCCCCACCAGCATGGGCCGGACCGGCGGAATCGGCCCCATGATCGTCAGCACCGTGGCCCTCTCCTTCCTCTCCGTGTTGATTGCCATGCCCGTCGGCGTGGCCACCGCCATATACCTGACCGAATACACGCGCGAGGGCACTCTCACCCGCGTCATCCGTTTCGGCACTGAAGCTCTGGCCGGCGTACCCTCCATCATCTTCGGCCTCTTCGGCTTCGTCTTCTTCGTTATCTACCTGGGCTTCGGCTGGTCCGTGCTGTCGGGCGCCCTGACCTTGGCCATCATGATCCTACCCACCATCGTGCGCACTTCGGAGGAGGCCATCCTCACCGTGCCCCGCGCCTACCGCGAGGTGAGCCTCTCTCTGGGCGCCACCCGCTGGCAGATGGTCACCACCGTGGTCCTCCCCAGCGCCCTGCCCGGCATCGTCACCGGCGTGGTCCTTGGCCTGGGCCGCACCGTGGGGGAGACGGCGGCCGTGATCCTCACCGCTGGGGCAGCCCTCCATCTCCCCACCAGCATCTTCTCCCCCGCCCGTAGCATGGCCGTCCACTTCTACATCTTGGCCCGCGAGGGCATCTCGGACGCTACTGCCTGGGGAACCGGCGCCGTCCTGCTCCTGTCCATCCTCTTCATCAACGTCGTCATCAACCGCTCTCTGATGTACCTCATGCACCGCCGCGCCCGTCGCTGA
- a CDS encoding carbohydrate ABC transporter permease, with amino-acid sequence MRRALIVGRVILLYLIMAVVGITFLFPFLWMVSTSLKVPEQVFAQPPIWIPNPIDFDNYVEAVTAVPTARYFVNTLIITIIPMAATVLSSSVVAFAFSRLDWRGRTVAFGVLLSTMMLPGHVTMIPLFVAFHKLGWVNTFKPLIVPAFFGSAFYIFLLRQFFMGIPREMDEAAIMDGANPPVIWWRVIMPLSGPVLAAISVFSFIDGWNAFMEPLIYLKSANKWPLALGLIAFRRIHTTLWEEIMAYSLLVMAPCLIVFFFSQRYFIQGITLSGLKG; translated from the coding sequence ATGCGACGGGCGCTCATCGTGGGTCGCGTAATATTGCTGTATCTCATCATGGCGGTGGTGGGCATCACCTTCCTCTTCCCGTTCCTCTGGATGGTGTCTACATCGCTCAAGGTGCCCGAGCAAGTGTTTGCCCAGCCGCCGATCTGGATCCCCAATCCGATCGATTTCGACAACTACGTTGAGGCCGTCACCGCGGTGCCGACGGCCCGCTACTTCGTAAACACGCTCATCATCACCATCATTCCTATGGCGGCCACAGTGCTCTCCTCGTCGGTGGTGGCCTTTGCCTTCTCACGGTTGGACTGGCGCGGCCGGACCGTGGCGTTCGGCGTACTTCTCTCTACCATGATGCTGCCCGGGCACGTCACCATGATTCCCCTCTTCGTCGCCTTCCACAAGTTGGGATGGGTCAATACTTTCAAGCCCCTCATTGTGCCGGCCTTCTTTGGCAGCGCCTTCTACATCTTCCTGCTGCGGCAGTTCTTCATGGGCATCCCCAGGGAGATGGACGAGGCAGCGATCATGGACGGCGCGAATCCACCGGTCATCTGGTGGCGCGTCATCATGCCTCTGTCTGGGCCAGTGCTCGCCGCCATCTCCGTCTTCTCCTTCATAGATGGCTGGAATGCCTTCATGGAGCCTCTCATCTACCTTAAGAGCGCCAACAAGTGGCCGCTGGCTCTAGGTCTGATTGCCTTCCGGCGCATACACACTACCTTGTGGGAAGAGATCATGGCCTATTCCTTGCTGGTCATGGCACCCTGCCTGATCGTCTTCTTCTTCTCCCAGCGCTACTTCATCCAGGGCATAACTCTCTCTGGTCTCAAGGGATGA
- a CDS encoding phosphate ABC transporter substrate-binding protein has product MHLRPARRLVILAFLWCALATSLGACVPSSGGTAGGIVLAGSTSVQPFAELLAEEYAREHPSEPVINIQGGGSTAGIEAALSGTAEIGMSSRALREAELAEGLSYQPIAYDAIAVVVHQDNPISSLTSEQVRQIFSGEITTWSQLGGPERPITLITREEGSGTRGAFEELLMQDSRISDRALRQDSNGAVRVIVNSDPAAIGYMSLGIVGTFVKPVALDGVQPTTRAAIEGEYALVRPFLFVWRGELSPPARKFVDYCLSPPAQGILSGEGLIPVEE; this is encoded by the coding sequence TTGCATCTACGGCCTGCCAGGAGGCTAGTCATCCTGGCCTTCCTGTGGTGTGCACTGGCAACGTCGCTGGGCGCCTGCGTGCCCTCCTCTGGGGGCACCGCCGGCGGTATCGTCCTGGCCGGCTCCACCTCAGTGCAGCCGTTCGCCGAGCTACTGGCCGAGGAGTACGCCCGCGAGCATCCCAGCGAGCCCGTCATCAACATCCAAGGAGGCGGTTCCACCGCCGGCATCGAAGCCGCTCTCTCCGGCACCGCTGAAATCGGCATGTCCTCACGGGCCCTTAGAGAGGCCGAGTTGGCAGAGGGCCTCTCTTACCAGCCTATCGCCTACGACGCTATCGCTGTGGTGGTGCATCAGGACAACCCCATCTCCTCCCTAACCTCGGAGCAGGTACGGCAGATATTCAGCGGTGAGATCACCACCTGGAGCCAATTGGGCGGCCCGGAGCGGCCCATCACCCTCATCACCCGCGAGGAAGGTTCTGGGACCCGTGGTGCCTTCGAGGAGCTCCTCATGCAGGACTCTCGCATCAGCGACCGAGCCCTTCGGCAAGACTCGAACGGAGCAGTCCGCGTCATCGTGAACAGTGACCCAGCCGCCATCGGATACATGTCCCTGGGAATCGTGGGCACTTTCGTCAAGCCCGTCGCTCTCGATGGCGTTCAGCCGACCACGCGTGCCGCCATCGAGGGCGAGTACGCGCTTGTGCGGCCCTTTCTGTTCGTTTGGCGAGGCGAGCTGAGCCCACCGGCCCGCAAGTTCGTTGACTACTGCCTGTCCCCTCCCGCCCAGGGCATCCTGAGCGGAGAGGGGCTCATACCGGTGGAGGAGTAG
- a CDS encoding response regulator: MSISDPYSPIQPPAWFTELIRDALNHLNDPAYLLGHRLNLVLADLMPEGAEPGQGLREILLDAIDSMEPPRGSTDTGLDRRPYLALTYRYVDGFPMPDVARRLHIGPRQCRRDIRRSVQALAILLWDRRGKASPTEPPPGDQAGQQSAVLAEVAALGVELERVPLAELLRALQAPAMALAERYQVELRLYPDEHAYAALCDRTLTREAVISCLGALLQCCPESAPRALSLKPAERAGILGLEIRCRPPIARSEVDSLDSGLAECRALLSAQGGNAALLPGDQAGCPGVWIELGAERDARILVVDDNEGMRQLYERYLSPGRFLLHMAASADEAEAALQQFVPDVIVLDVMMRGTDGWEFLQALRSRPTLRQTPVIVCSVLREPGLAAGLGAQTYLKKPITGEQLLEALAQALGWSSPGERPPGRQ, encoded by the coding sequence ATGAGTATCTCCGATCCTTACAGCCCGATCCAACCGCCTGCGTGGTTCACCGAGCTCATCCGCGATGCCCTCAACCACCTTAACGATCCTGCCTACCTCCTGGGGCACCGGCTCAACCTGGTCTTGGCTGACCTCATGCCCGAGGGAGCCGAGCCGGGCCAGGGACTGCGGGAGATTCTCCTGGACGCCATTGACAGCATGGAGCCGCCCCGCGGCTCCACCGACACCGGGCTGGACCGGCGTCCCTACCTGGCCCTCACCTACCGCTACGTGGACGGCTTCCCGATGCCGGACGTCGCCCGGCGCCTCCACATCGGCCCCCGCCAGTGCCGCCGCGACATCCGCAGATCCGTTCAGGCCCTGGCCATCCTCCTCTGGGACCGCAGGGGCAAAGCCAGTCCCACGGAGCCACCACCCGGCGACCAGGCCGGGCAGCAGAGCGCCGTCCTGGCCGAGGTGGCCGCCCTAGGGGTCGAGCTCGAGCGCGTGCCCCTGGCGGAGCTCCTGCGAGCCCTTCAGGCGCCTGCGATGGCCCTTGCCGAGCGCTACCAGGTGGAGCTGCGGCTCTATCCGGACGAGCACGCTTACGCGGCCCTCTGCGATCGCACCCTGACCAGAGAAGCTGTCATATCCTGCCTTGGTGCGCTGCTCCAATGCTGCCCCGAGAGCGCTCCCCGGGCCCTGAGCCTCAAGCCCGCCGAACGGGCCGGCATCCTCGGGCTTGAGATACGCTGCCGACCCCCAATCGCGCGGTCGGAGGTGGATTCGCTCGATAGCGGCCTCGCCGAGTGTCGAGCGCTGCTGTCGGCGCAGGGAGGGAATGCCGCCCTTCTGCCAGGTGACCAGGCCGGCTGTCCTGGCGTCTGGATCGAGCTGGGCGCGGAGAGAGACGCCCGCATCCTGGTGGTGGACGACAACGAGGGCATGCGCCAGCTCTACGAACGCTACCTCTCGCCCGGGCGCTTCCTCCTGCACATGGCCGCCTCGGCGGACGAAGCCGAGGCGGCCCTGCAGCAGTTCGTGCCCGACGTCATCGTCCTGGACGTCATGATGCGGGGGACCGATGGCTGGGAGTTTCTGCAGGCGCTGCGCTCTCGGCCTACTCTGAGGCAGACGCCGGTGATAGTGTGCTCGGTGTTGAGGGAGCCGGGGCTGGCCGCCGGCCTGGGGGCCCAGACCTACCTGAAGAAGCCCATCACGGGCGAGCAGTTGCTGGAAGCGCTGGCGCAGGCGCTGGGATGGAGTAGTCCGGGGGAACGGCCGCCAGGACGGCAGTAA
- a CDS encoding sugar ABC transporter permease → MRQRRMWGYVMVSPWAIGFLLFTLGPMIASLYFSVTNYSVLKPPSFVGLDNYRELFLEDARHGTALYNTVYYTAFQVPLSLLLALSVAILLNQGLPGENIFRTIYYLPSVVSGVAMAMLWLWLLDPNVGMVNVVLEWMGIKGPLWLQSPQWSKPGLILMSMWRIGGSMVIFLAGLQGVPQELYDAAMADGATWWHKIRHVTLPLITPTIFFTLIMGIIGSFQVFTNSYIMTEGGPVNSTLFYVLYLYWNAFSFLRMGYASAMAWVLFVIILVLTGLQFWAARRWVYYETPTPVAGKA, encoded by the coding sequence ATGCGGCAGCGACGTATGTGGGGATATGTCATGGTCTCCCCGTGGGCGATCGGATTCCTGCTGTTCACGTTGGGGCCGATGATAGCCTCATTGTACTTCAGTGTAACTAACTATAGCGTGCTCAAGCCACCCTCCTTCGTGGGACTGGACAACTACCGGGAGCTGTTTCTGGAGGACGCCCGACACGGGACAGCCCTCTACAACACCGTCTACTACACCGCCTTCCAGGTACCTCTGTCCCTTCTGCTTGCCCTGTCAGTGGCCATACTGCTCAATCAAGGCCTGCCTGGCGAGAACATCTTCCGCACTATTTACTACCTTCCCTCAGTAGTCTCTGGCGTAGCAATGGCCATGCTCTGGCTGTGGTTGCTGGACCCGAACGTAGGGATGGTGAACGTGGTCCTAGAGTGGATGGGTATCAAGGGGCCACTCTGGCTGCAGAGCCCGCAGTGGTCCAAGCCCGGCCTGATCCTGATGAGCATGTGGCGCATTGGTGGTTCCATGGTGATCTTCCTGGCTGGCCTGCAGGGCGTGCCGCAGGAGCTGTACGACGCCGCTATGGCGGATGGCGCCACTTGGTGGCACAAGATCCGTCATGTCACCCTGCCTCTCATCACCCCCACGATATTCTTCACCCTGATCATGGGCATCATCGGTTCCTTCCAGGTCTTCACCAACTCCTACATCATGACAGAAGGGGGGCCCGTCAACTCGACCCTGTTCTACGTCCTGTATCTCTACTGGAACGCCTTCAGCTTCCTCCGCATGGGCTATGCCTCCGCGATGGCGTGGGTGTTGTTCGTGATCATACTGGTGCTTACAGGGCTTCAGTTCTGGGCTGCTCGTCGGTGGGTGTACTACGAGACCCCGACCCCTGTGGCAGGGAAGGCCTGA
- the pstC gene encoding phosphate ABC transporter permease subunit PstC, producing MLKEKLVQYLLLAFALTAVLSLTVITVFILREGLPVLVEFGLVRFLTDRVWAPTRGQFGILAMILGSLWVTGGALLVGVPLGLAVAIFTTDYAPPILAELLRPAIQLLAGIPSVIYGFIGLKILVPLIRENLGGPGLSVLAGALVLGVMILPNIIAISEDAIRAVPQLYRDGALALGATHWQSLWRVVLPAARSGIVASVVLGMGRAVGETMAVIMVVGNSLQLPTSPLDAATTLTSNIGLEMAYASGAHRQALFATGIVLFFLIMLLNLVATTFRRRTIRA from the coding sequence TTGCTGAAAGAGAAGCTGGTGCAGTACCTCCTCCTCGCCTTCGCTCTCACGGCCGTGCTGTCGCTCACGGTCATCACCGTCTTCATTCTTCGCGAGGGCCTGCCCGTGCTGGTCGAGTTCGGCCTGGTTCGCTTCCTTACCGATCGGGTGTGGGCCCCAACCCGCGGTCAGTTCGGCATTTTGGCCATGATCCTGGGCTCCCTCTGGGTCACAGGGGGGGCGCTCCTGGTGGGAGTCCCTCTTGGCCTTGCTGTGGCTATCTTCACCACCGACTACGCCCCTCCCATCCTGGCCGAGCTCCTGCGTCCCGCCATTCAGCTTCTGGCAGGTATACCATCAGTCATCTACGGCTTCATCGGGCTGAAGATCCTGGTCCCCCTAATACGGGAGAACCTGGGCGGCCCAGGCCTGAGCGTGCTCGCCGGGGCTCTGGTGCTGGGGGTGATGATCCTGCCCAACATCATCGCCATCTCCGAGGACGCCATCCGCGCCGTCCCTCAGCTCTACCGCGATGGAGCGCTGGCGCTGGGCGCGACTCACTGGCAATCCCTGTGGAGGGTGGTGTTGCCTGCCGCCCGCTCAGGGATCGTCGCCAGCGTGGTGCTGGGCATGGGTCGCGCCGTAGGCGAGACCATGGCGGTCATCATGGTGGTGGGCAACTCGCTCCAGCTGCCCACCTCTCCCCTGGACGCCGCCACCACCCTGACCAGCAACATTGGCCTGGAGATGGCCTACGCCAGCGGTGCCCACCGCCAGGCGCTCTTCGCCACCGGCATCGTGCTCTTCTTCCTTATCATGCTGCTCAATCTGGTGGCGACCACCTTCCGCCGGAGAACCATCCGTGCTTAG
- the pstB gene encoding phosphate ABC transporter ATP-binding protein — protein MITLVRPILSLTLVAPPHLWYNHPVGGSVERRDKIRIEHLHFYYGSQMVLRDITMPVREHEITALIGPSGCGKSTLLRCLNRMNDTIPGARVEGHVLLDGEDIYAPGVDVVQLRKRVGMVFQRPNPFPQSVYDNVAFGPRVLGLDLEADLDEIVQSCLEDAFLWDELKDNLHGSALALSPGQQQRLCLARVLATHPEVILMDEPASALDPIATLKLEEVMGRLKSEYTIVIVTHNMQQAARVSDWTALIWLGEMVEYGPTSRVFTNPQSQRTNDYVTGRLG, from the coding sequence ATGATCACACTCGTCCGCCCGATCCTTAGTCTTACTTTGGTGGCCCCACCCCACCTCTGGTACAATCACCCGGTTGGGGGGTCAGTGGAACGCCGAGACAAGATCCGTATCGAGCACCTGCACTTCTACTACGGCTCCCAGATGGTGCTGAGAGACATCACCATGCCCGTGCGCGAGCACGAGATCACCGCCCTCATCGGGCCCTCCGGGTGTGGCAAATCCACCCTGCTCCGCTGCCTTAACCGCATGAACGACACCATCCCGGGTGCTCGGGTCGAAGGCCATGTCCTGCTGGATGGCGAGGACATCTATGCTCCCGGCGTGGACGTAGTTCAGCTACGCAAACGCGTGGGTATGGTCTTTCAGCGGCCCAATCCGTTCCCCCAATCGGTATACGACAACGTCGCCTTTGGCCCTCGTGTCCTCGGGCTGGACCTCGAGGCTGACCTGGATGAGATCGTGCAGAGCTGTCTGGAGGATGCCTTCCTCTGGGACGAACTGAAGGACAACCTCCATGGCTCCGCCCTTGCCCTCTCCCCAGGGCAGCAGCAGCGTCTTTGTCTGGCCCGGGTGCTCGCCACTCATCCGGAAGTCATCCTGATGGACGAGCCCGCCTCTGCCCTCGATCCTATCGCCACCTTGAAGCTAGAGGAGGTCATGGGGCGGCTCAAGAGCGAGTACACCATCGTCATCGTGACCCACAACATGCAGCAGGCCGCCCGTGTCTCCGATTGGACCGCCCTCATATGGCTGGGAGAGATGGTGGAGTACGGCCCCACCTCGCGCGTCTTCACTAATCCCCAGTCCCAGCGCACCAACGACTACGTCACCGGCCGGCTGGGCTGA
- a CDS encoding sugar ABC transporter substrate-binding protein, protein MSRRKLSRRRLLKAFATGSAGLVTGSFLSSCAATPAPGATQAPAAEATAPAKVEQKFTLQVMEKFFPEYLDWAADNLEPQWRESFPGGSVEYIPVDWNTLEEQLLTSKAAGAMPDLFRMGAQWVPVVADNELALPLDDRLADWPDTSDFFPSCIQSVTWRGKVWGMPDITAPRDNSYRKDLSDESGVVIPDDWTWDDYIDAAAKLTIREDGKMVRMGATTGTSFFEWLGVLWSGGGRLFSNGKAAFNSDAGIWALNWMRDRNNAVAPEGTAPLSESPIPYVATGQVVINYYQASWSAAQLKKYAPDKLEYLTLPLPPLKEKRIVCSLTDWLAISITSKVPDAAWEFLKLHCSVESLLVYVGSSGDLPPRKSAVGQSEYMNMPIVKQVADEMDTYGHDSVKMPSSERFIKPVLTPMIEAVSLHIKTAEEAAAEAEVEINRLLEEYPEWPDTEP, encoded by the coding sequence ATGAGCCGCAGAAAGCTGAGCAGACGTCGGCTGCTCAAAGCGTTCGCTACTGGATCAGCAGGGCTGGTGACGGGTTCGTTCCTCTCATCATGCGCTGCCACGCCCGCTCCCGGGGCCACCCAGGCGCCGGCCGCGGAGGCCACGGCGCCGGCGAAGGTGGAGCAGAAGTTCACCCTTCAGGTAATGGAGAAGTTCTTCCCTGAGTATCTCGACTGGGCGGCAGACAATCTTGAGCCGCAATGGCGGGAGAGTTTCCCCGGCGGCAGCGTGGAGTACATTCCTGTCGACTGGAACACCCTGGAAGAGCAGTTGCTCACCTCCAAGGCGGCAGGGGCCATGCCTGACCTGTTCCGCATGGGTGCCCAGTGGGTGCCCGTTGTGGCTGACAACGAGCTAGCACTGCCTCTAGACGATAGGCTCGCCGATTGGCCCGATACATCGGACTTCTTCCCATCCTGTATCCAGTCGGTAACCTGGCGGGGAAAGGTCTGGGGAATGCCTGACATCACCGCTCCCCGCGACAACTCCTACCGCAAGGATCTTAGCGACGAGTCCGGCGTCGTGATTCCGGATGACTGGACCTGGGACGACTACATCGACGCCGCCGCGAAGCTGACCATTCGCGAAGACGGCAAGATGGTGCGCATGGGGGCGACCACCGGCACCAGCTTCTTCGAATGGCTTGGTGTGCTGTGGAGTGGTGGCGGCCGCCTGTTCAGCAATGGGAAGGCCGCTTTCAACAGCGATGCCGGCATCTGGGCCCTCAACTGGATGAGGGACCGCAACAACGCTGTCGCTCCCGAGGGCACTGCGCCTCTGTCCGAGTCTCCCATACCGTACGTGGCCACCGGCCAGGTAGTGATCAACTACTACCAGGCCAGCTGGTCGGCGGCGCAACTGAAGAAGTATGCTCCAGACAAGCTGGAGTACCTCACCCTCCCTCTGCCGCCGCTGAAGGAAAAGCGGATCGTGTGCTCTCTGACAGACTGGCTGGCCATCTCCATCACCTCCAAGGTTCCCGATGCTGCCTGGGAGTTCCTGAAGCTGCATTGCTCGGTTGAGTCACTGCTGGTGTATGTTGGGAGCTCGGGGGACTTGCCGCCCAGGAAGTCGGCGGTAGGTCAGTCGGAGTACATGAACATGCCGATCGTGAAGCAGGTGGCGGACGAGATGGACACCTATGGGCACGACTCTGTCAAGATGCCCTCCTCAGAGCGGTTCATCAAACCTGTCCTCACGCCGATGATCGAAGCGGTCTCGCTGCACATAAAGACGGCGGAAGAAGCCGCGGCTGAGGCTGAGGTGGAGATCAACAGGCTTCTCGAGGAGTATCCGGAGTGGCCCGACACAGAGCCGTAG